A region of Jannaschia sp. W003 DNA encodes the following proteins:
- a CDS encoding phosphoadenosine phosphosulfate reductase codes for MAEDSAGADGGGTTTDPLMRRLVETARDGGWLRDVGDRHMAHHRPGGATLLVGFEELETARERDEPAPWTARLAAKRGYATLTILADGRTWYRDPALEALFDELTDEGFFDEFDTVIFAGGGAEGYAASAYSVAAPGATVFAVQPLATLDRALTPWERRFRSAWALAWGPRYAYAPDLVGGAERVYVVSDPTETFDAMHASLFRGPHVMHLPATHAGPEIWQRLETIGILDRLVAGAESGALTPLRFAQLWRGRRRDRAWLGGMLRKLDRRGRPWLTGLFARYVADRHDSAPARRRLADARARLCEEGRALPGEEPPAEPVREAG; via the coding sequence ATGGCGGAGGACAGCGCGGGCGCGGACGGCGGCGGGACGACGACGGACCCGCTGATGCGGCGGCTCGTCGAGACGGCGCGGGACGGCGGATGGCTGCGCGACGTGGGCGACCGGCACATGGCGCATCACCGGCCCGGGGGCGCGACGCTGCTGGTCGGCTTCGAGGAGCTCGAGACCGCGCGCGAGCGCGACGAGCCCGCTCCTTGGACAGCGCGACTCGCGGCGAAGCGGGGCTACGCCACACTCACCATCCTCGCCGACGGGCGGACCTGGTACCGCGACCCGGCGCTGGAGGCGCTGTTCGACGAGCTGACCGACGAGGGGTTCTTCGACGAGTTCGACACGGTGATCTTCGCGGGCGGCGGCGCCGAGGGGTATGCGGCGTCGGCCTATTCGGTGGCCGCGCCCGGAGCCACGGTGTTCGCGGTGCAGCCCCTCGCCACTCTGGACCGCGCGCTCACCCCCTGGGAGCGGCGCTTCCGCTCGGCCTGGGCGCTGGCATGGGGCCCGCGCTATGCCTACGCACCCGATCTCGTCGGCGGCGCCGAGCGCGTCTACGTGGTGTCGGACCCGACCGAGACCTTCGACGCGATGCACGCGAGCCTGTTCCGCGGCCCTCACGTGATGCACTTGCCCGCGACCCATGCTGGCCCCGAGATCTGGCAGCGGTTGGAGACCATCGGCATCCTCGACCGGCTCGTGGCGGGCGCGGAGTCTGGCGCGCTGACGCCCCTGCGCTTCGCGCAGCTCTGGCGCGGGCGGCGACGCGATCGGGCCTGGCTCGGGGGGATGCTGCGCAAGCTGGACCGGCGCGGGCGGCCCTGGCTCACAGGCCTCTTCGCGCGCTACGTGGCCGACCGCCACGACAGCGCCCCCGCGCGCCGGCGCCTCGCGGATGCCCGTGCGCGCCTGTGCGAGGAGGGCCGCGCCCTGCCCGGCGAGGAGCCGCCCGCCGAGCCGGTGCGCGAGGCGGGCTAG